The following proteins come from a genomic window of Sorghum bicolor cultivar BTx623 chromosome 3, Sorghum_bicolor_NCBIv3, whole genome shotgun sequence:
- the LOC8082353 gene encoding serine/arginine repetitive matrix protein 1 yields MGCCFSKKRKTRPVAGASAFPRRCEPENRDPPSPEEETVKEVLSETPSAKLRAEPKPVGNAVVPAADERVVEKAKKKKQDSVVDAAVSDLTGSCVSLSFATDERSEAASESSVATSSVAGPERSPGRKPASRRRPVSADLGPARRDRDRSAAAASSYGVRSRSARASASPPPPRHVPRDRSVRRSPSPAAKRHSSEPRRAASPTAPVVQRKPPVPARPSGRVSPRRAQEAATPPRPASPPEDDDAVTAACEPSIPDGSTGGDVQGGRGGDDGKESLENPLVSLECFIFL; encoded by the coding sequence ATGGGCTGCTGCTTCAGCAAGAAGCGCAAGACCCGTCCGGTGGCCGGGGCCTCCGCCTTCCCGCGCCGGTGCGAGCCCGAGAACCGCGACCCGCCTTCGCCGGAGGAGGAGACGGTCAaggaggtgctctcggagacacCGAGCGCTAAGCTGAGGGCCGAGCCCAAGCCCGTCGGCAATGCCGTCGTCCCAGCCGCGGACGAGCGGGTAGTGGAGAaggcgaagaagaagaagcaggaCAGCGTCGTCGACGCCGCGGTGAGCGACCTCACGGGCAGCTGCGTGTCGCTGTCGTTCGCCACCGACGAGCGGTCCGAGGCGGCGTCGGAGTCGTCGGTCGCGACCAGCTCGGTGGCCGGGCCGGAGCGGTCGCCGGGGAGGAAGCCAGCATCCAGGAGGCGCCCGGTCTCCGCCGATCTGGGCCCAgcgcggcgcgaccgcgaccGCTCCGCCGCGGCTGCCTCCTCCTACGGCGTCCGCTCCCGCAGCGCGCGGGCGTCGgcgtccccgccgccgccgcggcacgTGCCACGGGACCGCTCCGTCCGGCGttcgccgtcgccggcggcgaAGCGGCATTCGTCTGAGCCACGCCGCGCCGCCAGCCCAACTGCGCCCGTAGTGCAGCGGAAGCCGCCTGTACCGGCAAGGCCGTCCGGCCGCGTCTCGCCGCGGCGGGCACAAGAGGCAGCGACTCCTCCTCGTCCCGCCTCCCCACCGGAAGACGACGACGCCGTCACCGCGGCATGTGAGCCCAGCATCCCGGACGGCAGCACCGGTGGCGATGTTCAAGGTGGCCGGGGCGGCGACGACGGGAAAGAGTCGTTGGAGAACCCGCTCGTGTCATTGGAATGTTTCATCTTTCTGTAG